From the genome of Helicoverpa zea isolate HzStark_Cry1AcR chromosome 1, ilHelZeax1.1, whole genome shotgun sequence, one region includes:
- the LOC124634769 gene encoding heat shock factor protein isoform X6, whose amino-acid sequence MRSVVEIGASVPAFLGKLWKLVNDTETNHLISWSPGGKTFVIKNQADFARELLPLYYKHNNMASFIRQLNMYGFHKITSVENGGLRYEKDEIEFSHPCFMKGHAYLLEHIKRKIANPKSIVTSNESGEKVLLKPELMNKVLSDVKQMKGKQESLDAKFSAMKQENEALWREVAILRQKHIKQQQIVNNLIQFLMSLVQPTRPPNATGNNVGVKRPYQLMINSAAHNSGTDGSYPGRSKNMKLDRDNLLDELNEDNLEDGPTIHELAHDDIMHNENTQDSMPGNDFITVDIPNMTNATTSHSPNDPSASIYHVTMEDGDDAETGANRLVYPVARTNGMNRTPESMPIITSASPTPLATSSMDQNGLDQVVNNVMGSPSPIVVKVEGHVPTKTKGRTNPANKSTVTSAGKSLSSGNYNTLNPSADLKLPAEIFASDDSVSDAGVAAADDLTMQNALQDLVDESLLSTSKDKMLGGINIKVERLGEPLKANRKSKKGNKSTENTLNLADIKTEFQDDFDWNNMTLATVNNNTNRFQTRNRRDNLSKNREEYSSLFGTNSNKNDIDDHLDAMQTDLESLRDLLRSDSYAFDTNTLLGLFGSDDPFYGLPYNSMEDRAKSANNDTTKQYPMIDFDWLIGNSEASSTK is encoded by the exons ATGCGTTCAGTAGTAGAAATTGGGGCCAGTGTGCCTGCGTTTCTAGGAAAATTATGGAAACTGGTCAACGATACAGAGACCAATCATCTGATTTCCTGGAGCCCT GGCGGGAAAACATTTGTCATAAAAAACCAGGCAGACTTTGCAAGGGAACTCTTACCTTTATATTACAAACATAACAATATGGCAAGCTTCATTAGGCAGTTGAATATGTATGGATTTCATAAGATTACTTCTGTGGAAAATGGTGGCTTACGATATGAAAAGGATGAAATAGAATTCTCACACCCTTGCTTCATGAAAGGACATGCATATCTTTTAGAACACATTAAAAGAAAGATTGCCAACCCAAAGTCAATAGTAACTAGCAATGAAAGCGGAGAGAAAGTACTTCTGAAACCAGAGCTGATGAACAAAGTGCTGTCTGACGTGAAACAAATGAAAGGCAAGCAGGAGAGTCTGGATGCCAAGTTCAGTGCCATGAAACAGGAAAATGAAGCTTTGTGGAGAGAAGTTGCTATTCTGAGACAGAAGCACATAAAACAACAGCAAATTGTTAACAAT CTTATTCAATTCCTTATGTCACTGGTTCAACCGACTAGGCCACCCAATGCAACTGGAAACAATGTGGGAGTAAAGAGACCATACCAATTGATGATCAACAGTGCAGCACACAATTCTGGTACAGACGGATCTTACCCTGGCAGATCAAAGAACATGAAATTAGACAGAGATAATTTATTGGATGAGTTAAATGAGGATAATTTG GAGGATGGACCTACCATTCATGAGCTGGCACATGATGATATCATGCACAATGAAAACACTCAGGACTCCATGCCTGGAAACGATTTCATTACAGTGGATATACCTAACATGACAAATGCTACCACTAGCCATAGCCCAAATGACCCCTCTGCCTCCATATACCATGTCACAATGGAAGATGGGGATGATGCTGAAACAG GTGCAAACCGATTGGTATATCCAGTAGCACGTACCAATGGTATGAATAGGACACCAGAAAGCATGCCGATCATTACATCAGCATCTCCAACACCACTCGCAACTTCTTCAATGGACCAGAATGGATTAGATCAGGTTGTAAACAATGTGATGGGCTCACCGTCACCAATCGTTGTAAAAGTTGAGGGACACGTGCCAACTAAGACGAAAGGTCGTACCAATCCCGCAAACAAGAGTACTGTTACATCTGCAGGCAAAAGTCTATCATCAGGAAACTACAACACACTAAACCCATCAGCTGACTTGAAACTGCCAGCAGAAATCTTTGCCAGTGATGATTCAGTCAGCGATGCTGGAGTAGCGGCTGCTGATGACCTTACCATGCAAAATGCACTACAAGATTTAGTTGATGAGTCCCTACTATCAACATCAAAAGATAAAATGCTTGGTGGTATCAATATTAAAGTAGAAAGGCTAGGAGAACCATTAAAAGCTAATAGGAAATCTAAGAAAGGTAACAAAAGTACTGAAAACACCTTGAATTTGGCTGATATTAAAACGGAATTCCAGGATGACTTTGATTGGAACAATATGACTCTAGCAACTGTCAACAACAATACTAATAGGTTCCAGACAAG GAATAGGAGAGATAACCTCAGCAAAAATCGGGAGGAATATTCTTCCCTCTTTGGAACAAATTCAAACAA GAATGATATTGATGACCATTTGGATGCGATGCAAACAGACCTTGAATCGCTAAGAGACCTGCTACGAAGTGACAGCTACGCATTTGACACCAATACGTTGTTGGGG
- the LOC124633678 gene encoding probable very-long-chain enoyl-CoA reductase art-1: protein MEIEILNAAGSKPLGKIVINESTTVKNVKDKIYQTVKRSLYPDRQAIKLEAKGKTLRDEENLSALNIQDGSKLYVKDLGPQISWRNVFLAEYAGPLVIFLWVYQRPWVLYGVTTTAPGTVASVATACWSMHYGKRLLETLFVHRFSHGTMPLRNLFRNCAYYWLFTVYVAYHINHPLYTAPCNTCFYVGLTGFVLCELGNLSIHILLKNLRPPGTKVRRVPVPDGNPFSLLFNFVSCPNYTYEFGSWLFFTIMTKCAPAGLFAAAGFYQMAVWAIGKHRNYKKEFADYPKGRKAILPFIL, encoded by the exons ATGGAG ATTGAGATCCTGAACGCCGCTGGATCTAAGCCTTTGGGCAAGATTGTAATAAATGAAAGCACCACTGTAAAGAATGTGAAAGACAAGATCTATCAGACCGTCAAGCGATCATTGTACCCCGACCGGCAAGCTATTAAGTTAGAGGCTAAAGGAAAGACTTTAAGAGATGAAGAAAATCTAAGCGCATTAAACATTCAAGATGGATCTAAATTGTATGTTAAAGATTTAGGACCTCAAATATCCTGGAGAAACGTGTTTTTGGCTGAATATGCTGGACCATTAGTTATTTTCTTATGGGTCTATCAAAGACCCTGGGTTCTGTATGGAGTCACTACAACTGCCCCTGGGACAGTGGCAAG TGTAGCAACTGCATGCTGGTCCATGCACTATGGCAAGCGGCTGTTGGAGACCCTGTTTGTTCACCGTTTCTCCCATGGCACGATGCCACTGCGCAACTTGTTTAGGAACTGCGCTTACTATTGGCTGTTCACTGTGTATGTGGCTTACCATATCAACCATCCTCTCTACACGGCTCCTTGCAATACCTGCTTCTATGTTGGACTCACAGGATTTGTT CTGTGTGAGTTGGGAAATCTGAGCATCCATATACTTCTGAAGAACTTGCGTCCTCCTGGCACCAAAGTGAGGCGCGTCCCTGTGCCCGATGGAAACCCCTTCTCTCTTCTCTTCAACTTTGTATCCTGTCCTAACTACACTTACGAGTTTGGCTCGTGGCTCTTCTTCACTATCATGACTAAATGCGCTCCAG CTGGACTTTTTGCTGCGGCTGGTTTCTATCAGATGGCCGTGTGGGCTATCGGCAAACACCGCAACTACAAGAAGGAATTCGCCGACTACCCCAAGGGACGTAAAGCGATCTTGCCATTTATTCtataa